The window GAAATCGGAGGAGAGAGACACGGATCTTTACGAGTTAAAGCCTGTCTCGGGGAAGAAGACGCACCGAGAAGGAGCCCAAGTGGGAACTGCTGCCGCCTTGGCTGCTTCCCCTGCGAAGCGCGCCGCGTTGGCACAGCCTGCTTTGGAAAGTGACTGGCAAGACGCCGCCAAAAGCGCTCGCTCCAGCGCAAAGAAGGGAGCCGGGCAAGCGCACTCGCGCACCTGAATGGgacgagacacacacacactagaaggCGGCCCGGCGGCGGACACCTCTCCCCCCGGGAACCCTTTGTTAATTGAGCGTCCTGCGAGGCGATTGGCTGGAGTACTCGGAGGCATTTGCATGagcagaagagagggagggagtgtctccggtttgtttatttatttatttccccctcccctgccgaagGCGGCTTcccgccgcccgccccccaccccaccccgccgccccaACCTCGCAGGGGACCCTCAATGACCGCATTTGGAATGCGCTGCCGAGGGAATGAGACGAGGCGCCGCTCGCCACCAGCCCTAAGATCTAGCTGGCTCCTTAGACAGAGGCATCGACAGCTGGCTATGGGGCAGCGATCCAGTCCTGGGAGCAGCACAACCACCAGTCAGAGGAACCTGCCGGTAAGCTTTGCTTTTCTTAACCTTGTTCTGATGGGGGAGAAGAAGGGATACAACTCGAGGGGCTTCTGCACTTCTGTGCAGACTTGCGGAGGAAATTAGGAGAAGTGTTACCTAAGTAAAGATGTGTGAGATAGAGCTGTTCCAGCCTCAGGAAGTTGGACAATAAAAAAAACCGAGTGAAACTTCCCAAATGAAGAGGGGGAATGGGATGACAAGTGACGTGTTTAACAGAGAGTTTATGCCGTAATCATGATCACAAAACGAACGCGAGATTCCTCCTGGCTGGTTTAGGATTAGAACAGGCTTAGAACAGGCACGCTGTGTAGGATTCTTTTCAGATCttgtgaggggggagaggggggggcgGAAGAGAGAACGAAGCAACAGTTTCAGCAACCAAGTCTGCCAGCTCTGAATCTGTGTTTTAATGGGTGGTTTCAACTATTGTTGAAATCGACAATTATTTAAATAACACTTACATTGCCCCGGGACTTCAAGCCTATGAATCCTAGTtcagtttactcagaagtacgcCTGCggtggattgcagccttagtgggCCTTCTTCCTAGTCAAGATGCATGAGATCAGTTGCACATTTGAGATATTGGGATGGGGAGAAGAGAACTGGTGTCTATGTTTACAGGGGTCAAAGCAGAATTTTCCCGGGTTTGTTCTTCAATCATGAGGTTTAGTTTGCACACTCCAAGAGGGTTTCTTTGCACTTGGGACTACACATATGGGGGAAGGATGAAAGTGAGAGTATTTTGCTGTTATCTGCCAATATCATGAATGCTTGAGGATGAACACGTGTGGCCCACTCATGTCCATGCTCACTCACCTATTTCAAAGGCTTGTATTACCAAGtaatctttttaaaatactgcAGCTATGACTCTTAAACTTTAGGTGGAGGAAGGACACAAGTCAACGCAGTCTTGGCTCCTGATATTTCCATAGCTAATATGGGAACTGTAAGATGTGTGCAGGTGGAGGAGATGATAGGGTTAATCTGTGGCAAAGGCATACAGATTATATTGTTTGGCAGTATACTGATCCAAGGGGATGAGTCATTTGACATACAGAGACCCTATTTAATTAATGCAAAGAAGAGGATTCTCTGGGTGCTTCTTGCATGGTCAAATATACCGAGTGCCAATTAGAATGGTAACAAGCCACAAATCCAAAACTAAACCATGatgcttttttggggggtgtgtgtgcaaattgTGATAGTGTGTGCTCATATTCCTAGGCTGGCTGACCAGTATCTTCTGTCACTGATTATCTGTTTACAGTTTGACAAAGATACTGATACATTAGAGGGTGAGGTAAATTTTGAAATAGGATTTAAATACAGTTATATTTCTCACTGATCCGCTGTATTATACAGTGTTCTGCAAAGTGCACAGTAGAGATTTTTCATATGTGTACATCTATCACACCCCCTTCAGAGTTCTTAATGAGTATATGTTGAgattgttaaggatgaatgtgttGGCACATCCTTATTTATGGTGAATATGGGGGTTTGATGTCCGAGGAACGGTAGTAATGTGTAGCAGGAGCTAAATTATAGTTAGAACGAAAACTGGTCCTGGGTGTTATGTATATAGGAGGATTTGGAGGTTAGAGACGTGAAGCAAGTTGACTGTGTGCTCAAGACGGTGTACTCAGATGGTGTTGGATTGGTGTGGACAGGATTCTTCATTTGGTGGAGGCCGGAAGATGTGCTTCACCTCTAGTGTAAGGTTTTGTACAGGAAGACTTTCCTTGGGGGAAACAGAAGAGGGGGGAAGATGGTTAAGTGCATCATAGACGCTGACAAAGGAACACATCATTCACTAACCTTTTGTGCATCTCTTTCCCCAGAATTTATTCATtttcctgctcttccttggaCCTTTCAACTGCTTTGCTAGCTATAGCCGTGCCACCGAACTCTTCTATAGCATCAATGAAGGGCTGCCTGCTAGGGTCCTTATTGGGAATCTAGCCCAGGATTTACAGCTTcgggaattggcagaggaagaGGTGGAGGCACAGGACAAGTGGCAACCCCAACAATGGGAGaacccccctctctctttcagcCTGGCCTCTCAGGGACTGGGAGGTCAGTATGTGAGTCTAGATAACCGGACAGGAGAGCTGCGCACCTCAACACAGGAGATTGACCGGGAGGCACTATGCACGGAGGATAATATTGGCTCTGCTGTggttgcctcttcctcctcctcctccccagtacCATCCTCTGAGTCTTGTTTGCTGTTGCTGGATGTTCTGGTGTTGCCTCAGGAGTATTTCCGTCTAGTCAAAGTGAAGATTGCCATCCATGATGTTAATGACAATGCACCATGCTTTCCCATGCCACAGATACACCTCTTTGTGCCTGAGAATTCACCCGTCAACACCCGCTTAGCTATAGAGCATCCAGCTGTGGACCCAGACATTGGCAGCAATGGAGTTCAGACTTACCAACTGCAAGATGACTATGGGGTTTTTACTCTCGATGTGGAGGAGAATGAAAGTGGGGAAAGAACACCGTATCTGATTGTCATGGGTGCCTTGGACAGGGAGGCCAGGGATAAGTATGTTACAGTTATCACAGCAGAAGATGGAGGAGTTCCACCACTGGTGGGCAGTGCCACTCTCACCATTGGCATCAGTGACATCAATGACAACTGTCCCCAATTCAATGAGACTCAGCTCAATGTCACTGTCTTTGGGAATTCGAGCATTGGGTTGCACATAGCCTCTGTTCATGCTGTGGATGTGGATCAGGGAATCAATGCAGAGATAACCTATTCCTACAGCCAAAAGGTCTCTCAGCTATCCCGCACTTTATTCCATCTTGATGAAACCACAGGCATTATCAAGCTTTCCAAAAGGATTAATGGCGATACTCCTCGTCTCCATAGGTTGAGTGTATTGGGCAATGGTCCTGGTTGCATTCCAGCTGTGATCACTGTGTTAATATCAATAATCAAAGTTATGATGAGACCTCCTGAAGTGATCCCTCGTTTCATAGCGAATGAAGTGGAAGGAGTGGTTTTCTTGAGGGAGCTAGAGCCTGTCAACACACCAATAGCATTCTTTACTATAAAAGATCCAGATGAGAAATACAAAGTGGATTGCTATTTGGATGGTGATGGCCCTTTCAGGTTGTCACCTTATAAACCATACCACAATGAGTATTTATTGGAGACTACGAAGCCATTGGATTATGAGACTCAACAATTCTATGAAGTATCAGTAATTGCATGGAATTCAGAAGGATTTCATGTAAACAGAATAGTTAAAGTGCACATTCTGGATGATAATGACAATTCACCTGTGTTCTCTCAACCATTGGTAGAATTATCTATAGAAGAAAATAATGTTCCCAATGCTTTTTTGACCAAGTTGCATGCCACAGATGCTGACAGTGGAGAAAGAGGGCAAGTGTCTTATTTCCTAGGGCCTGAAGCTCCTTCATATTTTTCTTTAGATAAAGTCACTGGAGTCCTTACAGTTTCCACCCAGCTGgacagagaagaaagagaaaaataccGATATACAGTAAGAGCAGTAGATTCTGGAATGCCACCACGAGAATCCATAGCCACTGTTACTATCTCAGTACTGGATAAAAATGACAATAGTCCAAGATTTATCAACAAGGATTTCAGTTTTTTCGTGCCAGAGAACTTCCCAGGCTTTGGTGAAATTGGAGTTATAAGTGTCACTGATGCAGATATAGGGCAAAATGGATGGGTAGCACTTTCTGTTGTAAATGGAAGTGATATATTTGTTATAGACACTGGCAAAGGAGTGCTGAGAGCTAAGGTCTCCCTAGACAGGGAACAGCAGAGCTCATACATCTTATGGGTTGAAGCAGTCGATGGAGGTGACCCTGCCTTGTCCTCTACAGCAAAAATAACCATCCTTTTGCTTGACATAAATGACAACCCACCATTAGTCTTGTTTCCTCAGTCTAACATGTCTTACCTCCTAGTCCTTCCATCTACTTTGCCTGGATCACCCATCACAGAAGTGTATGCTGTAGATAATGACACTGGCATGAATGCAGTCATAGCATATAGCATCATAGGGAGAAGAGGTCCCCGGCCAGACTCATTTAAGATTGACCCCAAGACGGGCAACATCACTCTGGAAGAGTCGCTCATGCAAAATGATTATGGCCTCTATCGCCTTCTTGTTAAGGTTAGTGATCACGGTTACCCAGAACCTCTGCATTCTACAGTCATGGTCAACCTCTTTGTCAATGACACTGTGAGCAATGAGAGCTACATCGAAAGCCTTTTAAGAAAGGAACCTGACATTAACATTGAGGAAAAAGAGCCACAGATCTCTATAGAACCAACACACAAAAGAGTGGAATCCGCATCTTGCATGCCTACCTTGGTTGCCCTGTCAATAATAAGCTTGGGTTCAATAACATTGGTAACTGGGATGGGTATTTATATCTGCCTACGAAAAGGAAGAAAATACCACAGgggagatgaaaatttggaagtACAAATCCCGTTAAATGGAAGAATTGATATACATATGCTGGAGAAGAAACCTGTGGAGATTTCTAATATCTGATGGGTTTCTACAGACAGTCTCAACCAAAACCTAAACATTCTGAACAGTGATTAACTTCCCAACTGGGGGATTGTCAGCAGCAGAAACTGCAATGAAGGACCACTAATTTATAACTTATTATAATTGTACATAGCTgtttacagatttttttaaaagaaaaaagaatcaaATTCAGTGTACAGCTTTTTTTAATGAAACCTTAATGCTAACAGCTAGTAAACTGTCTGTGTAGACATGGTCATCGCAAGACCCCCATCCATAAACCAAGTCAGTACAGTACTCATAAAGTGAAAGGTAAGACAATGATGCATTCATTGTTATATTCTTCATTCCTATAAGTCGTTTTTGACCACAAGAGGGCATCATCAGCCATTCCTGTAAATGGGACTGTTTAAGAGAAAATGAAAAgtctattttaaaatgtattgtttttctaaaggagaaagaaaataaagTATGGGTTTGAGGTATAATAAATGTATGTTCTATTGGATATATGAGaagagaatgaaaagaaaatatgcactggtaaataaaaacagaatgttTTATTAcctcagatgtttttttaaaaaaggaaaggcaTTAATTAATGAGAAGTGCAATTTCTTGAGGGTGCACATCATCCGCTTTGACATTGTGAACAGAAATGTTCACTTCCCACTCACTATGGACAAGGAACACAACCAACTTCTTCAGCAGTTTACTTACTGTTATGAAATCTTGCAGTCGGTATTTCTTGGAACAAATGAAAACATGCCAgctgggattcacagaggcctacacatACTAAGGACAGGAGGAGGGCTGTGTTGCTAATTTGTCCAGCAGTGGCTCCTTGCTCCTCATGGAATGCCTCTCTTAAAGCTTCGCTGAGCTTTGCAGGCAATTTGATGGGAGTATTAGGGACTGTGACTGGAATCCCAGATGCCCTGTCTCCAGAATACAACAGCCTGATTCTATccatatttatttggaagtaaaatcatactgagttcaatgggacttatttccaagaaTGAGTGCATAGGACTGCCATCTAAATGCAACAAAAcaagggaagggagaaaggatTTAAATAGATAGGCCTAATAGACCTTCATTCCCAATTCAGCAAGGACGATTTTTGTGTGGATTCAGGTTTCCATACATGAATTTTTCTTCCTGCTCTGATTCCTAGGTACAAAATGATTCTGAAAAGGAGAATGTCTGCACCCTGTTCATTGTTTACATCACCAAACTGATTAATTCTGACATCCCCTTCTCTCCCAAACTGGTGACCAATGCTGTCGGAACTGACAATCCTGTTAATCtgtgttttttctctctgtgttgggggtggggtggggagtgggggtatatatggaggggaaggagggagaccTTCATTTGCATCTTCTGCTGCATGCAAGGATCGCTGAGTTAGGACCCACGATGAATGTTTTTTCATTTCAGAATGTTACCACCTAAGCTAagctaatttaaaataaatacataaatctggTAACCCTAAAGCCTGAGTTACCACAAAATTGTCAATGGTTCATTGTATTTTCAAcagtcttttattattatttcatcactttgtgtaatttttttcttcttaatGCATTACTTTTGAATTGGATCTTTCAGATGCAAACAGAAATTGCTTTTCATTCACAGTAATTTgaaagtttttgttttgtgtgttgaCCCTTGCTCTCTGGATGGGTATTTTGTGCAAGAGAACAAAAGCGGATTTCTGACTGTTGGCTCCCTTCTTTTTCATTAGCTTGGTCTTCTGAATTGGGGCCAGAATTTTCTCCTTAAAACGAATGGCGTATCCTCCCAGAAATTTAGACACCTGTCTGCCTTTGTAGCTACAAAGCAGAGGGTTTATCAGCAATGCACACCTTTAACAGTCATGACATGAGCTGGAAAACCATCATGTCAGATGCCTGCATCAAACTGATCTGTGTAAAACAAGGCAAATGAGTGTTACACTTAAAATTGACACTTTTCTCAAGTTCTGACAATATGTCTGTACTGTACCAAAAGTGTTTATATGTCTGCAAATAAAACTATATTTTCATAATCTTTTTATCTGATATCATTTTATATCTTTTTCACTTTAACCCACAGTAATTCATAGCAAGTCAGGTGCCAATAAATATAATCCAGTGCAGCTTTGTATATGCAGACTTACTTGGGAGATTATTCTATATTTAGACATTGATTTGTTAAGTCAAAGCAAGGCTTTGGATGAACTACACTTACTGTAGTTTTAAGAGACATGAGTGATGTATCAAATTAAGCTCAGGACATATAGATTTGCAGAAAAACTGTGGATTGCCTGATCCACCCCTCTTCACACTATGCTATATGCTAGAGAGATGCAAAGCCTTTTTGGAGCATAGGTGTGCCATGCAGGGGCCAAAGAGCAGCATGGGCACATCAGTGCAATAGCAGTTGATTGTTCAGTGCAGGTAGGCTTCCAAGGGACAATTCACCTAGCCGGGAAGATCATAGGATATCCCATTCCTTGACATTTAATGATCCaaaactgaatgtgtgaactgattccattgaaagaaaaaaattgtgtgtgaaatgatgGGAGGTCATACAAAAGTTCTCTCTCTAGTCTTTGTTCTGTGATGGTTTGATTCATACATGCAAGCCACCATGTTATACTGTAGCCATTAAGTGATGAACAAATGAATGAAGCGGTAACCAGAAAAAAACGCAAATGAGAAGAGCCCACAAGAAAATTGCGCACAGAAAAAACCCCACTGTCATGAATGCgcacaagaaaaatgcacacaCGGAGCATCGCTCACACTGAAAAATGCCCACACGGAAAAATGCCCCACATGGAAAAATAAACACATATAGTAATTTGAAATGCACACTTTTTGAGGCTTGTTAtctatattttattgtttattgtttactGTTGTTATCTATATTTTATGTTATTGATATCTtatgattaaaatattttatgttCATATACTCTTGAGTTCAAATGTTTGTAAGGGAAAATCCAGGAAATAAACGTGAACAGTTCTTTATCAACAAACTTTAAATTCATTTAATTTACATTTGTCAACCTTTTTAATGTCGGTATGAAGTAATTTTTAAAGTAAAGACAGAAagatattaatttaaattaaattatgtatgtattaaaTTATGTAGGGGCGGAGCACAAGACCGCAGGAGATCAAATCAGGCTGCtgatgctccccctgctgggaagCAGCTAGAAGCATCAGAAAGTTAAGATAACCCTTTTTTATGAAGTTGCTGCTGCCAAGGAACTGCCAATctggatccaaattcacagggggtgcaactgcacccttgcaccctCCTGGATCTGCCCCTGGTCTGGTGCCCCAAAAGAGACTCATTCCAAACGCATCAAGGAAAAGACGTTATTACGCTCCAACACAAGAATTTTTCTGTGTGGGCATTTTTCCATGTGGGCATATTTTGGTGTGAGCAATTTTACGTTTGGGTAATTTTCCATGTGAACATTTTTTGGTGCGAGCAATGTTCCGTGTGCACATTTTTCTTGTGCGCATTTATgactgggtttttttttctgtgcacaattttcttgtgggcttttttcatgtgtttcccccccccataGAACCGAATGAAGCACCCTAAGTTATATCCTTGGGTGGGCTCTAGAGCTGCAATTCTATTCCTGCTTACATGGGGGTCACTCTAATTCAACACAATGGGACTTCCTTCAAAGAAATGTGCATGTCCGCTATTGATGGTATGTTGACCTCTTTCAGCTCCATTATTCTGTATGGTTTGTGACGCTCATTGATTAGAAAGGGATTTGTGTATCCTATCAACACACAAATCCCTTTTTAATCAATGAGTGTCACAAACATAGAATAATGGAGCTTCAAGAAGCCAAAATACCATCAGTGGCCCAATCTCATGCACATTTCTTTGAAGGAAGACCCATGATGTTGAATGAGATGGACCCCCATGTAAGCATGAATAGGATTGCAGTTCTAGAGTTCTAGAACCCAGTTTGCTTCAAGATTCAGTTTGCATCCTTTGATTTTTATCATACCCAGACAAGGCCAAATTGTGTTGAATTTTCAGTTAGTAGCATCACTTGTTAACAGGATAATCAGATTTAAGGATATCCGAATGTAGATCATATTTTGTAAGTTTACCCAAGGTTTATCAACAACTGTTAGCAATTATCATTAAATGGAATCTCCAGTATCAACGGTGGTATACCTGGTGAGCAAGCACCAGGGAAAGTGTTTGCTCATCACTTCTggtttcttcttctgctgcttgtggacttccaagAAGCACCTGGTTGGTCAATACCACCAGAACAGGATAGACAAATCATTAGTCTGATCTAGCAGAGCTCTTTTTATGTGGAAGGAATATTTATTTCCAGAAGATTATGATGGGGGTGGATTGTGAAAGGCTTCTGCATGAACAAATATTGAGGGTCATGCTTTGTGACTAATTTCTATACAGGAAAGAATTGTTTCTGCAACTGCCTGGGGGCGGGGATGAGGGTTACTGTAAAATGTTAAGTAAAAAGCGGACTCAAGACCTCCATGTTCATTCAGATATATTAGGATACTCTGTTTTTCTTCATGGTGCAGAGTGTGAACTGCTCAAACATACACTTGGTTGTGAGGATTATTTGTCAGGTTTTATCCCATGTAAGTTAAGAAAAGTGTTTATAGTGCTACATGTGCAAGCTATGCAAACAATGGTCCCAGAAGTTTGATTCTGTAAAACGATATGAAATCACCTTCAATATTTGTGGGTTATCCACTGCAGGGATCTTCTCCGTTATTTGATTTACTGTCCTCTTCTCACAAGTCCCAGGGACCAACTACGTGTTCCTTTAGTGGATAATCTTTCTGTTATTCAGAAGCCTGAATTTCTTATAAAAATTGACAAATGTGCATCTGTGTCCTCTAAATTTGCTCAGTTTGAAGCAGCAAAGGTCAGGCATAATGTTGTTAAATCAAAGGCAGTAGGTTGATCGGGTGACCTTAAACAGAGTTTGGTCATGTTGGCTGCGTGTGCTTCCTATTCCTGTACTGTGTGCATTTTGCTTTTATGTACACACTTATTGTTATGGCCTCAAGCTGTCAGTTGTTTGTTAAGAAACAGAGTTGTGTTGAGCCTCAAGCTGCCTGACAGACACTCTCTCTAGAAGGCATCCTCTGTATATTCAGGACCAGCCTATAGATTCCTAGCATGAAATGCACTCTATGCATCCTCGGGGAATTTCACTATTTCATGCCTTCTAGTACTGAGCACTGCCATTCAAAATAGGTTCTCTGCACATGAATCCCAGTTCAAATTACCCCTGTACTTTTCAAATCCCTTCTTAATTCCATATGAAAGTCATAATATCCATATTTCTAGATAGAATCCAGGAACTCCTCATGGAAAGTCCTTTAGTGTATTATTTTCATATGTATATGGATACAGTGGATAAAAGTCTTCTCTCcctttgtcctttttaaaaactaacaCCTTGTGAAAGTGCTTTTGCCAAAATGCATACTAATCTTGTTAGTGGAGCTggcacaaaaataaacacaccaTTCATTAAATATCACAATATCCAGTTAGCAAGCTGAGGGCAAGCAAGCGTGCTTTTTGTCTGATTTAATAAAAGATGAGATTGGCCCAGTCTTTGCACTGCAAAACACACTATAGCACTCCAGTGCAAAATTGATCCTAACCAGAATCTGTAATTAAATAACAGAAGCAACAAGCAGTAGGCTGTAAACCAAGTACTGAGAATAGAAAATCAGTTTATAAACTTCttttatgtatatatataaaGCCACCTATTATTTACAGATGTTTTTCTTTATTAAAAATGAGCAATATGCTCACCACAGTGATGGATACAGTGGCCCACATACAGTTCAGCATTTCACAAGTGTTTTTCACACCGCAGGCATGCAACTGTGTCTTCCAAATGCAAGCTGAGCTTGAACACACTTGCACAAATACAGAAAATGTACAAAGGAGTTTCATGACTGCagagccactggaaataatggttgtGTGACTGTGCAGCCCACTCatacaatttcacatttgagcaaCTACACACTAGCACAACTTGCTTTTGGAAGACAAAATAGCACTTGCAGTGTGCAAAATGCCCTCAgaatgctgcacagtatgtgagtcaCTGTGTGTGGCTTTGTGCAAAAGCATGTGTAGGGAGGGCTTGTATATTGGAAGGATCCCTGGGTGCAGTTGATCTGTACACAGAGACATACTGTATGCAAATATGGCACATgcgctcacacacacatacacaggctCCCTCCCATGCTGCCCTCAAGTGTCAGGGCAGAGGGCAGGTTTTGTTCTCACACACCTCTTTGTCCCCATATACAGCATTTTCCTTTTCCCCATGCTCCAATATTGGAGGAAAAAAAGGTGATATGAGGGACATCAAgcggctgttctcatgcacagcccaacctgggttaggcagcatgtgagaaccgctgggatcgagCCCGATCCCGgtagggcagtgctgcctagcccagcttttcaacctggcttttagccagggttaagggagtgagcacacTCTTAACTTGGGCTCTGGGATTGtgggtctccttgggctgcacacagcctgagaagacgcagagatgggtgcctagagtgcccatctcctgggggaatcccctaatgcactgtactccatgcattgtgggattcccggaggctgggatgatgtgtcccagcccTCTGGATCTTGATAATCTGAGAGCACAGTCCGTGCTCCCAGCACATTTTTACttattgtctggggggaagttTGGGTTTGCGCAAccttctccccacctgcccagtaggttgtgtgaatagcttccaagtctgcttttatttattattattactactactaataataataataataataataataattcaatttctataccgcccttccaaaaatggctcaggacggtttacacagaggacaTAGCACTGGACATATGGACATAGCACTGTCCTTTGGTTCTTTTTTCGGTTCCACTAGTGTGTGATGGAATAAGCTTAAAGACAGAGGATTTCATTTTAAAGCTTGATATCCTTGATATCTACCAAACATGGCATCCAAGGTAACTGATGATGATGCAGACACATTACAGTGCATCTGCTTTACACTGACTACATTGATGGGAGATAATttactttgtattttttttttgtaaaactGGTAGAAAGCCTTTTTCTTTGTGTTGCTTATTGTCCACATAATATTGCTTTGCCATATTACATCGACAATATAATGCAGTCCTACTCAGTACTAATGGTGAACAATAGTTatcacatttaatttaatttaatttaatttaatttatttaacacatttttatactgcccaaaatgcaagttctctggtttacaacaaaacaataaaaacaaccaacaagattaaaaacatttcaacaattaaaatttaaaacattaaaactattaaaacacaattaaaacaatttctaattaaaagcctgggtgaacaaatgtgtcttgactgcctttttaaaagttgtaagagatgaggaggctcttattttagcaggaagtgtgttccaaagcctcggagcaccaatggag of the Hemicordylus capensis ecotype Gifberg chromosome 3, rHemCap1.1.pri, whole genome shotgun sequence genome contains:
- the PCDH20 gene encoding protocadherin-20; this encodes MTAFGMRCRGNETRRRSPPALRSSWLLRQRHRQLAMGQRSSPGSSTTTSQRNLPNLFIFLLFLGPFNCFASYSRATELFYSINEGLPARVLIGNLAQDLQLRELAEEEVEAQDKWQPQQWENPPLSFSLASQGLGGQYVSLDNRTGELRTSTQEIDREALCTEDNIGSAVVASSSSSSPVPSSESCLLLLDVLVLPQEYFRLVKVKIAIHDVNDNAPCFPMPQIHLFVPENSPVNTRLAIEHPAVDPDIGSNGVQTYQLQDDYGVFTLDVEENESGERTPYLIVMGALDREARDKYVTVITAEDGGVPPLVGSATLTIGISDINDNCPQFNETQLNVTVFGNSSIGLHIASVHAVDVDQGINAEITYSYSQKVSQLSRTLFHLDETTGIIKLSKRINGDTPRLHRLSVLGNGPGCIPAVITVLISIIKVMMRPPEVIPRFIANEVEGVVFLRELEPVNTPIAFFTIKDPDEKYKVDCYLDGDGPFRLSPYKPYHNEYLLETTKPLDYETQQFYEVSVIAWNSEGFHVNRIVKVHILDDNDNSPVFSQPLVELSIEENNVPNAFLTKLHATDADSGERGQVSYFLGPEAPSYFSLDKVTGVLTVSTQLDREEREKYRYTVRAVDSGMPPRESIATVTISVLDKNDNSPRFINKDFSFFVPENFPGFGEIGVISVTDADIGQNGWVALSVVNGSDIFVIDTGKGVLRAKVSLDREQQSSYILWVEAVDGGDPALSSTAKITILLLDINDNPPLVLFPQSNMSYLLVLPSTLPGSPITEVYAVDNDTGMNAVIAYSIIGRRGPRPDSFKIDPKTGNITLEESLMQNDYGLYRLLVKVSDHGYPEPLHSTVMVNLFVNDTVSNESYIESLLRKEPDINIEEKEPQISIEPTHKRVESASCMPTLVALSIISLGSITLVTGMGIYICLRKGRKYHRGDENLEVQIPLNGRIDIHMLEKKPVEISNI